Proteins from one Hyperolius riggenbachi isolate aHypRig1 chromosome 2, aHypRig1.pri, whole genome shotgun sequence genomic window:
- the LOC137544591 gene encoding olfactory receptor 52Z1P-like — protein MAHDMFNFTHFHPEYFLLMGIPGLEDSHLLFSIPFSIMYFLSLLGNFIMILVISTNKSLHQPMYIFLMMLSITDVFFSSATVPKTLSIYWFGSHKISFIGCLTQVFFIHFNFGVESGILLTMAYDRYYAICHPLTYSTSITSSFIQKATILSIIRSFCTIASVVLLVNRLPFQQSNIIGHTYCEHMSVARLATADIMVNVVYGMVIVICLSGFDMILIIVSYTIIASAVLRLRSTEARSKAFNTCISHICVIILFYIPAFFSFIAHRIGHKHISQQFHIIFANLYVVVPPLMNPIIYGVRTKEIRQQTSAMFKRLKNGCLLGF, from the coding sequence ATGGCCCACGATATGTTCAATTTCACCCATTTCCACCCTGAGTATTTCCTCCTGATGGGTATTCCTGGCCTGGAGGACTCACATctcctgttctccatccccttctccaTCATGTACTTCTTGTCTCTCCTGGGGAACTTCATCATGATTCTGGTCATCTCCACCAACAAGAGTCTCCACCAACCCATGTACATCTTCCTCATGATGTTGTCCATCACTGATGTCTTCTTCAGTTCAGCCACCGTCCCGAAGACCctcagcatatactggtttggtTCTCATAAGATCTCTTTCATTGGATGTCTCACTCAAgtcttttttattcattttaactTTGGGGTAGAGTCGGGCATTCTGCTGACCATGGCGTATGACCGTTACTACGCAATTTGTCACCCTTTAACGTACTCTACAAGCATCACCAGCTCCTTCATTCAGAAGGCGACCATCTTGTCCATCATCAGAAGTTTCTGCACAATAGCTTCAGTTGTCCTCCTTGTCAACAGATTACCGTTCCAACAAAGTAACATCATAGGACACACCTATTGTGAACACATGTCGGTGGCCAGATTGGCAACGGCTGACATAATGGTTAATGTGGTGTATGGGATGGTCATAGTCATCTGTTTGTCTGGATTTGACATGATCCTAATTATTGTATCTTACACAATTATCGCCTCTGCAGTTCTCAGGCTCCGATCCACAGAGGCGCGTTCCAAGGCCTTCAATACCTGCATCTCCCACATCTGTGTCATCATCCTCTTCTATATACCGGCATTCTTTAGCTTTATAGCCCACAGAATTGGCCACAAACACATTTCTCAGCAGTTCCACATTATCTTCGCCAACCTTTATGTTGTTGTTCCTCCGCTGATGAACCCGATCATCTATGGTGTCAGAACAAAGGAGATTCGCCAACAAACATCTGCCATGTTTAAGAGACTGAAAAATGGCTGCCTTCTTGggttttaa